A single window of Malus sylvestris chromosome 5, drMalSylv7.2, whole genome shotgun sequence DNA harbors:
- the LOC126622192 gene encoding uncharacterized protein LOC126622192 yields MASLSVNSALLSIENKRYLCYCPRREWRRSSSSSSRRYSVTPIIRCSADIDSVAIQKLGIKVDRNPPESRLTQLGVRNWPKWGCPPSKFPWTYSDKETCYLLQGKVKVTPDGSNESVEIGAGDLVEFPKGMSCTWDVSVAVDKHYNFS; encoded by the exons ATGGCGTCATTAAGTGTTAATAGTGCTTTATTAAGCATCGAAAATAAACGCTACTTGTGTTATTGTCCAAGGAGGGAGTGGAGGaggagcagcagcagcagctccaGACGATATTCAGTTACGCCAATAATAAGGTGCTCAGCAGATATTGATAGTGTGGCTATTCAGAAATTGGGTATCAAAGTCGACAGGAATCCTCCCGAGTCCAGGCTCACCCAACTCGGCGTCAGAAATTGGCCCAA GTGGGGTTGCCCTCCAAGCAAGTTTCCATGGACATACAGTGACAAAGAGACTTGCTATCTGCTACAAGGCAAAGTGAAGGTTACCCCTGATGGATCCAATGAGTCGGTTGAGATTGGTGCTGGTGATTTGGTGGAATTTCCAAAGGGAATGAGCTGCACTTGGGATGTATCAGTGGCTGTAGACAAGCACTATAACTTCAGCTAG